A region of Ornithodoros turicata isolate Travis chromosome 5, ASM3712646v1, whole genome shotgun sequence DNA encodes the following proteins:
- the LOC135396075 gene encoding domesticated amidase effector 2-like isoform X1 — protein MKFPMVSTAALLLALVTGNLGTPGGGHHRLLPPSRYSTPSSDPGFIPCADPTQIDVDWVLNEFDDKECVSLVKETCGNLVEYTTQHWVEGIRIRDNCSAIPRWTAIATFTARGNKYPKRGGHAAIFESCTPDGIWVYDQNVSQPVHRWHFNSYANLFSTIRLP, from the exons ATGAAGTTTCCAATGGTATCCACAGCGGCGTTACTGCTGGCTTTAGTGACGG GTAACCTTGGAACTCCTGGGGGTGGACACCACCGCCtcttgcccccctctcggtactcCACCCCTTCATCAGATCCCGGATTCATTCCATGCGCAGACCCAACTCAGATAGATGTTGACTGGGTTCTCAACGAGTTCGACGATAAGGAATGTGTGTCTCTGGTCAAGGAAACATGCGGTAACCTGGTAGAGTATACTACTCAACACTGGGTCGAAGGCATAAGG ATACGTGATAATTGCAGTGCAATCCCCCGGTGGACGGCCATTGCAACCTTCACGGCTCGAGGCAACAAATATCCAAAAAGGGGTGGCCATGCAGCCATTTTTGAATCCTGCACTCCAGATGGCATCTGG GTTTACGACCAGAATGTCAGCCAGCCAGTACACAGATGGCACTTCAACAGTTATGCCAACCTCTTCTCCACTATTCGGCTGCCATAG
- the LOC135396075 gene encoding domesticated amidase effector 2-like isoform X2: MAFCNLGTPGGGHHRLLPPSRYSTPSSDPGFIPCADPTQIDVDWVLNEFDDKECVSLVKETCGNLVEYTTQHWVEGIRIRDNCSAIPRWTAIATFTARGNKYPKRGGHAAIFESCTPDGIWVYDQNVSQPVHRWHFNSYANLFSTIRLP, encoded by the exons ATGGCGTTTT GTAACCTTGGAACTCCTGGGGGTGGACACCACCGCCtcttgcccccctctcggtactcCACCCCTTCATCAGATCCCGGATTCATTCCATGCGCAGACCCAACTCAGATAGATGTTGACTGGGTTCTCAACGAGTTCGACGATAAGGAATGTGTGTCTCTGGTCAAGGAAACATGCGGTAACCTGGTAGAGTATACTACTCAACACTGGGTCGAAGGCATAAGG ATACGTGATAATTGCAGTGCAATCCCCCGGTGGACGGCCATTGCAACCTTCACGGCTCGAGGCAACAAATATCCAAAAAGGGGTGGCCATGCAGCCATTTTTGAATCCTGCACTCCAGATGGCATCTGG GTTTACGACCAGAATGTCAGCCAGCCAGTACACAGATGGCACTTCAACAGTTATGCCAACCTCTTCTCCACTATTCGGCTGCCATAG